A single Gadus macrocephalus chromosome 22, ASM3116895v1 DNA region contains:
- the pithd1 gene encoding PITH domain-containing protein 1 isoform X1, with protein MSGHGHGHGGGGGHGHGHGGCEGEHEPAERGLEYALYQRIDTEKLQCLNESREGDGKLVFKAWDQRTDREKFVESDADEELLFNIPFTGSVKLKGIIISGEDDETHPAEIRLYKNIPHMSFDDVGREPDQAFRLNRDPQAQLEYPTKIARFTNVNHLSIHVSKNFGTETTRVYYIGLRGEFSEAYRHEVTICNYEASANPADHKVDTFIPQTNFIS; from the exons GCCATGGGCACGGAGGCGGCGGGGggcacggccacggccacggcggGTGCGAAGGGGAGCATGAGCCGGCCGAAAGGGGTCTCGAGTACGCACTCTATCAGCGCATAGATACCGAGAAGCTGCAGTGCCTCAACGAGAGTCGGGAGGGAGACGGCAAGCTTGTGTTCAAAGCTTGGGATCAGCGCACAGATCGAGAAAAG TTCGTTGAGAGTGATGCAGACGAAGAACTTCTCTTCAACATCCC GTTTACTGGCAGTGTGAAACTAAAGGGAATCATCATATCAGGAGAGGATGATGAGACACACCCTGCCGAGATTCGACT GTACAAGAACATACCCCACATGTCTTTTGACGACGTGGGCCGAGAACCCGATCAGGCATTTCGTCTCAACCGTGACCCCCAGGCCCAGCTGGAGTATCCCACCAA AATTGCTCGTTTCACCAACGTGAACCACCTCTCCATCCATGTGTCGAAAAACTTTGGCACCGAGACCACCCGCGTTTATTACATCGGGCTGCGGGGAGAGTTCTCTGAA GCTTACAGACATGAGGTGACCATCTGTAACTACGAGGCCTCAGCCAACCCCGCGGACCACAAGGTCGACACCTTCATCCCCCAGACCAACTTCATCTCCTGA
- the pithd1 gene encoding PITH domain-containing protein 1 isoform X2, with protein sequence MSGHGHGHGGGGGHGHGHGGCEGEHEPAERGLEYALYQRIDTEKLQCLNESREGDGKLVFKAWDQRTDREKFVESDADEELLFNIPYKNIPHMSFDDVGREPDQAFRLNRDPQAQLEYPTKIARFTNVNHLSIHVSKNFGTETTRVYYIGLRGEFSEAYRHEVTICNYEASANPADHKVDTFIPQTNFIS encoded by the exons GCCATGGGCACGGAGGCGGCGGGGggcacggccacggccacggcggGTGCGAAGGGGAGCATGAGCCGGCCGAAAGGGGTCTCGAGTACGCACTCTATCAGCGCATAGATACCGAGAAGCTGCAGTGCCTCAACGAGAGTCGGGAGGGAGACGGCAAGCTTGTGTTCAAAGCTTGGGATCAGCGCACAGATCGAGAAAAG TTCGTTGAGAGTGATGCAGACGAAGAACTTCTCTTCAACATCCC GTACAAGAACATACCCCACATGTCTTTTGACGACGTGGGCCGAGAACCCGATCAGGCATTTCGTCTCAACCGTGACCCCCAGGCCCAGCTGGAGTATCCCACCAA AATTGCTCGTTTCACCAACGTGAACCACCTCTCCATCCATGTGTCGAAAAACTTTGGCACCGAGACCACCCGCGTTTATTACATCGGGCTGCGGGGAGAGTTCTCTGAA GCTTACAGACATGAGGTGACCATCTGTAACTACGAGGCCTCAGCCAACCCCGCGGACCACAAGGTCGACACCTTCATCCCCCAGACCAACTTCATCTCCTGA
- the lypla2 gene encoding acyl-protein thioesterase 2: MCGNNMSVPLLAEAVTVSATEKETAAVIFLHGLGDSGHGWADTLAAIRLPHVKYICPHAPRIPVTLNMKMTMPSWFDLMGLSPDSPEDEAGIKKASENIKAIIDHETKNGIPANRIMIGGFSQGGALSLYTALTCQQQLAGVVALSCWLPLHKTFPQAASGSGNKNTPILQCHGEMDPMIPVQFGALTFEKLKSIVSHDKISFKTYPGLLHSSCPQEMAAVKEFIEKQLPRI; the protein is encoded by the exons ATGTGTGGCAACAATATGTCTGTGCCGCTTCTCGCCGAGGCTGTGACGGTGTCTGCCACCGAGAAGGAGACTGCTGCG GTTATATTTCTCCATGGTTTGGGAGACTCGGG ccatgGATGGGCCGACACCCTGGCGGCAATCAGGCTGCCCCATGTCAAGTACATCTGCCCCCACGC GCCTCGGATCCCTGTCACTCTGAACATGAAGATGACCATGCCTTCATG GTTCGATCTGATGGGCCTCAGCCCAGACTCTCCAGAGGACGAGGCAGGCATCAAGAAGGCCTCAGAGAACA TCAAAGCCATCATCGATCATGAGACCAAGAACGGTATTCCTGCAAACCGTATTATGATCGGGGGCTTCTCCCAG ggtggGGCCCTCTCCCTGTACACTGCCCTGACTTGTCAGCAGCAGTTGGCTGGTGTAGTGGCTCTCAGCTGCTGGCTACCCCTCCACAAGACCTTCCCACAG GCGGCGAGCGGCAGCGGTAACAAGAACACGCCCATCCTGCAGTGCCACGGGGAGATGGACCCCATGATCCCGGTACAGTTTGGAGCCCTGACGTTCGAGAAGCTCAAGAGCATAGTGAGCCACGACAAGATCTCCTTCAAAACCTACCCTGGGCTCCTGCACAGCTCCTgtccacag GAGATGGCGGCTGTAAAGGAGTTCATTGAGAAGCAGTTGCCTCGAATCTGA